In Polyangiaceae bacterium, a single genomic region encodes these proteins:
- a CDS encoding thiamine pyrophosphate-dependent dehydrogenase E1 component subunit alpha, producing the protein MHDSHASSPLASGDSSDLGLLRVLRDDGSADPETDPGMPADVLLRAYREMKRVRLIDTRMMLLQRQGRIHFAGECRGQEATPIATGLLLDPSDWVFPALRESAIMLVRGFALRSYIAQYFGNAGDVLKGRQMPSHMSGRAVNQVAWSSCMATQMPHAVGAAWAAKMRRDRTITVGFVGDGGTSEPDFHNALNFAGVFKVPCVLVCQNNHWAISVPAQRQTASATFAIKGRAYGVPSMRVDGNDVLAVYRVMRDAIQRARDGHGPTFIEALTYRMGAHSSSDDPTRYRSQNEVDTWAQRDPIGRLRRHLLHRGLLDDAQDAALEEGLMAEISAAVQEVEQLGPPPRESLFDDVYAELPWHLAEQRAEVLAHPPQTSGH; encoded by the coding sequence ATGCACGACAGCCATGCGTCTTCGCCGCTCGCGTCCGGCGACTCCAGCGACTTGGGCCTGCTTCGCGTCCTTCGAGACGATGGCAGTGCGGATCCCGAAACCGATCCCGGCATGCCCGCAGACGTTCTGTTGCGTGCGTATCGCGAGATGAAACGTGTGCGTCTCATCGACACGCGCATGATGCTTCTGCAGCGTCAGGGGCGCATTCATTTCGCTGGGGAATGCCGCGGCCAAGAGGCCACGCCAATCGCCACGGGTCTCTTGCTCGATCCGTCCGATTGGGTTTTTCCCGCGCTGCGCGAGAGCGCGATCATGCTCGTGCGAGGCTTCGCGCTGCGTAGCTACATCGCGCAGTATTTCGGCAACGCCGGTGATGTTCTGAAAGGCCGCCAGATGCCGTCGCACATGAGCGGCCGGGCCGTCAATCAAGTGGCTTGGTCGAGCTGCATGGCGACGCAGATGCCTCACGCCGTCGGAGCTGCGTGGGCGGCGAAGATGCGACGCGATCGAACGATCACCGTGGGGTTTGTCGGAGATGGCGGTACGAGCGAGCCGGACTTCCACAATGCGCTGAACTTTGCGGGCGTCTTCAAGGTGCCGTGCGTCCTGGTTTGTCAAAACAACCACTGGGCCATCAGCGTGCCCGCGCAAAGGCAAACCGCATCGGCCACGTTCGCCATCAAAGGGCGAGCGTACGGCGTTCCCAGCATGCGGGTCGATGGCAACGACGTGCTCGCCGTCTACCGTGTGATGCGAGACGCCATTCAGCGCGCGCGCGACGGGCATGGACCAACGTTCATCGAGGCGCTCACGTATCGCATGGGCGCGCATTCATCGAGCGACGATCCCACGCGTTACCGCTCGCAGAACGAGGTCGACACGTGGGCGCAGCGCGATCCGATCGGGCGCTTGCGACGGCATCTGCTTCATCGTGGGCTGCTCGACGATGCGCAGGACGCGGCGCTCGAAGAAGGCCTCATGGCGGAAATCAGCGCGGCCGTTCAGGAAGTCGAGCAGCTTGGGCCGCCCCCGCGCGAAAGCCTTTTCGACGACGTATATGCCGAGCTTCCGTGGCATCTCGCCGAACAGCGGGCCGAGGTGTTGGCTCACCCGCCGCAGACGAGCGGGCATTAG
- a CDS encoding HNH endonuclease, giving the protein MSLVHIPVALRRAVHERANGRCEYCLMPEAVTFFPHEVDHIIAQKHGGATDGENLALACVLCNQHKGSDIASIDPHTRRLEPLFHPRKHFWCEHFALLQAHVHGLSGIGRVTVKLLRLNDSLRVVERGILVDAGLFEV; this is encoded by the coding sequence GTGAGCCTGGTTCACATCCCGGTGGCATTGCGCCGCGCCGTTCACGAACGGGCGAATGGGCGTTGCGAATACTGCCTCATGCCCGAGGCAGTCACGTTCTTTCCCCACGAAGTCGATCACATCATCGCGCAAAAGCACGGGGGAGCGACAGATGGGGAAAACCTCGCTCTAGCGTGCGTACTTTGCAACCAGCACAAAGGCAGCGACATCGCGTCGATCGATCCGCATACCAGGCGACTCGAACCGCTCTTTCATCCGCGAAAGCATTTTTGGTGCGAGCACTTCGCTCTTCTGCAAGCGCATGTGCATGGGCTGAGCGGGATCGGAAGAGTGACTGTGAAGCTACTGCGACTCAACGACTCCCTTCGCGTCGTCGAACGAGGGATTCTCGTGGATGCAGGGTTGTTCGAGGTGTGA
- a CDS encoding nucleotide-binding protein: MMVRPLNGSAPDSADGSQNRQPQRKPRIFIGSSVEGLDYAEQIQAGLDYLAEPTIWHQGVFGLSKGTLESLLDARDQFDFAVLVLTPDDMTFTRKNKKNSPRDNVLFELGLFMGALGRDRTFIVYCRDKEIDLPTDLWGYAGDICRSIG, translated from the coding sequence ATGATGGTTCGACCTCTGAATGGTTCGGCGCCCGATTCTGCGGACGGCAGTCAAAACCGCCAACCGCAGCGCAAGCCTCGGATATTCATTGGCTCGTCGGTTGAGGGGCTCGATTACGCGGAACAGATTCAGGCCGGGCTCGATTACCTTGCAGAACCTACAATCTGGCATCAAGGAGTTTTTGGACTATCTAAGGGCACGCTCGAATCCCTTCTCGACGCTCGAGATCAATTCGATTTTGCGGTGCTCGTTTTGACTCCGGATGACATGACCTTCACCCGGAAGAACAAGAAGAACTCGCCGCGCGACAACGTTTTGTTCGAATTGGGCCTTTTTATGGGAGCACTCGGCCGAGACCGAACGTTTATTGTCTATTGTCGAGACAAAGAAATTGATTTGCCTACGGATCTCTGGGGTTACGCCGGCGACATTTGCCGATCGATCGGATAA
- a CDS encoding PIN domain-containing protein, with protein sequence MKYVLDTNAVSALMKGDATVIGRLRRVSKGAVAIPQPVIAELAYGIERLPRSKRRQALQERLDWILKELARTLWTDAVSEKFGVVKATLERRGERIEDLDAAIAAHALAEDAVLVTANVRHLARVPGLKVEDWS encoded by the coding sequence ATGAAATACGTCCTGGATACGAACGCCGTGTCAGCATTGATGAAAGGCGACGCAACCGTGATTGGACGATTGCGCCGCGTAAGCAAAGGCGCTGTGGCAATTCCTCAGCCGGTCATCGCTGAACTTGCATACGGAATCGAGCGCCTTCCTCGCTCGAAGCGTCGTCAGGCGCTGCAAGAACGACTCGATTGGATCCTCAAGGAACTCGCACGCACACTCTGGACTGACGCGGTGAGCGAAAAGTTTGGCGTTGTGAAGGCGACGCTCGAACGCCGAGGAGAACGCATCGAGGATCTTGATGCAGCGATCGCTGCACACGCGCTCGCTGAAGACGCAGTGCTCGTGACGGCCAATGTGCGACACCTAGCCAGGGTGCCTGGATTGAAAGTTGAAGATTGGAGCTAA
- the lpdA gene encoding dihydrolipoyl dehydrogenase — translation MKTYDAIVIGGGPGGYVCAIRLGQLGVKTVCIEKEEVGGVCLNWGCIPSKALIAAAHSYEKAHSSFATMGIKVGSVEHDCNAMQDWKEGIVKKLTGGVRGLLKSNGADLLAGSAVLVGKNRVDVTKADGTVEQIEAKNIVLATGSSTIEIPTFKFDGKQIIGAKEAVSLRNVPKRLLVIGGGVIGLELGMVYQAFGAELVVVEALPNLLNGVDPDCVKVVERKITKRGGKIYKNAKAAGYERQPDGSLAVKIDIEGKIETIPTDVVLVAVGMRPNSRNLGLESVGVHVDKRGFVPADQFGRTNIPNIYSIGDLSGPPMLAHKASKEGEIIAEVIAGHHAAKDWACIPGAIFTDPEIATAGLTEEEAKAKGIEVKVGKFPFAALGKAMAMMETDGFVKVVTDKNTKQVLGVHIVGPEASTMISEGALALEMAAFAEDIALTIHPHPTLGEAFMEAAAHSLGAAVHIVNR, via the coding sequence ATGAAGACCTACGACGCAATCGTCATTGGTGGCGGCCCTGGCGGCTACGTCTGTGCGATTCGGCTCGGACAGCTCGGCGTAAAGACTGTTTGCATCGAGAAGGAAGAAGTCGGCGGCGTGTGCCTGAATTGGGGCTGCATTCCGTCGAAAGCCCTCATCGCGGCAGCGCATTCGTACGAAAAAGCGCACTCGTCCTTTGCAACGATGGGCATCAAGGTCGGCTCGGTCGAGCACGACTGCAACGCGATGCAGGACTGGAAAGAAGGCATCGTCAAGAAGCTGACCGGCGGCGTGCGTGGTCTGCTCAAGTCGAACGGCGCGGATCTTCTCGCCGGTTCGGCGGTGCTCGTCGGGAAAAACCGCGTCGACGTCACGAAGGCCGATGGCACGGTCGAACAGATCGAAGCCAAGAACATCGTGCTGGCGACGGGTTCGAGCACCATCGAGATCCCGACCTTCAAGTTCGACGGCAAGCAGATCATCGGCGCCAAAGAGGCGGTCAGCTTGCGCAACGTTCCCAAGCGACTCCTCGTCATTGGCGGCGGCGTCATCGGCCTCGAGCTCGGCATGGTCTATCAGGCCTTCGGCGCGGAGCTCGTGGTCGTCGAAGCGCTCCCGAACCTCTTGAACGGCGTCGATCCGGACTGCGTCAAGGTGGTCGAGCGCAAGATCACGAAGCGCGGCGGAAAGATCTACAAGAACGCGAAAGCTGCGGGATACGAGCGTCAACCGGACGGATCGCTCGCGGTGAAGATCGACATCGAGGGCAAGATCGAGACGATCCCGACCGACGTGGTGCTCGTCGCGGTGGGCATGCGTCCGAACTCGCGCAACTTGGGCCTCGAGTCTGTCGGTGTGCACGTGGACAAACGAGGGTTCGTCCCGGCGGATCAGTTTGGTCGGACGAACATTCCGAACATCTACTCGATTGGTGACTTGTCGGGGCCTCCGATGCTCGCGCACAAGGCATCGAAAGAGGGCGAAATCATTGCAGAAGTCATTGCGGGCCATCATGCCGCCAAGGACTGGGCGTGCATTCCTGGCGCCATCTTCACCGATCCCGAGATCGCCACAGCGGGTTTGACCGAGGAAGAGGCGAAGGCGAAGGGCATCGAGGTGAAGGTGGGCAAGTTCCCGTTCGCGGCGCTTGGCAAGGCGATGGCGATGATGGAGACCGACGGGTTCGTCAAGGTGGTGACGGACAAGAACACGAAGCAGGTGCTTGGTGTTCACATCGTTGGTCCCGAGGCGAGCACGATGATCAGCGAAGGCGCATTGGCGCTCGAGATGGCGGCGTTTGCCGAGGACATCGCGCTGACGATTCACCCGCATCCGACGCTCGGCGAAGCGTTCATGGAGGCGGCGGCGCACTCGCTCGGCGCGGCGGTTCACATCGTGAATCGGTGA
- a CDS encoding ribbon-helix-helix protein, CopG family encodes MATSVHLPQALLDALDRRAKYLRISRNRLIVQALERELRATDEWSPGFFERLEETDAATAAAVEEMLDAVLRARRSKKPRRL; translated from the coding sequence ATGGCTACGAGTGTCCACCTGCCGCAAGCGCTGCTCGATGCTCTCGATCGGCGTGCCAAGTATCTACGAATCAGCCGGAATCGGTTGATCGTGCAAGCGCTCGAACGAGAACTACGGGCAACCGATGAATGGTCACCGGGATTCTTTGAACGTCTCGAAGAAACGGACGCTGCAACCGCCGCAGCCGTTGAAGAGATGCTCGATGCGGTGCTGAGAGCAAGGCGATCGAAAAAACCGAGGCGCCTATGA
- a CDS encoding VWA domain-containing protein, with protein sequence MASLRRTIRAVAQASALFALAAGVEACSRPALTRDGQVVFTPAGGRRGASVLTANGVEFIDAAEVPKPNVRRSPYEPWTPATGFLLPKDGVWRATSKPVAISGPGLAVVIRSSDVLIPSWGGEVLVRIDVIAPRDAFPHAHASVREPRRIALVIDGYTSETVHHARTVLDNLGALDRIVVIDAQGARLVVPPLPGSDHTLLDGAIARVVGRPSSSKERGSRDLPKALALARRFLTGYASDSAPVAAARQVIVLTDGIGVARGELRLASEIASLKRSSVRVSALGMTSSLGPAHLVPFEHEGFVGTSVDKRDELLEKLVPPPGDVVLEDVELTFSSVPAPVRVLEVSGGFTALSLDHDRLALGDLYAGEARTEVARVVMPVWVPGEPLEFTVTARYRDAATGAWFAANSTILGRYDDDVERIARARHGDVIAYASALSMVRRLGRIFQGSRTDHLGGLRPIVAMQADSLARLSRETGDGALGVQADVLRALLGVVDD encoded by the coding sequence ATGGCGAGCCTGCGTCGGACGATCCGTGCTGTCGCCCAGGCGAGTGCACTTTTCGCGCTCGCCGCTGGTGTCGAAGCGTGCTCGCGCCCTGCGCTCACGCGCGATGGACAAGTCGTTTTCACGCCCGCCGGAGGGCGTCGTGGAGCATCGGTTCTCACGGCAAACGGCGTCGAATTCATCGATGCCGCCGAAGTACCCAAACCCAACGTTCGACGCAGCCCGTACGAACCGTGGACGCCCGCAACCGGGTTTCTCCTTCCAAAGGATGGCGTTTGGCGAGCCACGTCGAAGCCCGTAGCCATCTCCGGTCCGGGCCTTGCCGTCGTCATTCGTTCGAGTGACGTGCTCATCCCGAGCTGGGGCGGCGAAGTGCTCGTGCGCATCGACGTCATCGCGCCTCGTGACGCGTTTCCACATGCTCACGCGTCGGTGCGCGAGCCTCGGCGCATCGCGCTCGTCATCGACGGATACACCAGCGAAACCGTGCATCACGCGCGCACCGTGCTCGACAACCTCGGCGCGCTCGATCGCATCGTCGTCATCGATGCCCAAGGCGCTCGCCTCGTCGTTCCTCCACTCCCTGGTTCGGATCACACGCTCCTCGATGGCGCCATCGCGCGCGTCGTCGGACGTCCCTCGAGCTCCAAGGAACGAGGCAGCCGCGATCTTCCGAAAGCCCTTGCTCTCGCGCGAAGGTTCCTCACGGGATATGCATCCGACAGTGCTCCCGTTGCTGCTGCGAGGCAGGTGATCGTCTTGACCGATGGCATCGGCGTTGCTCGCGGGGAGCTTCGTCTTGCGTCGGAAATCGCGTCGCTCAAACGATCCTCCGTCCGCGTATCGGCACTAGGTATGACGAGCTCGCTCGGACCGGCGCACCTGGTTCCGTTTGAGCACGAAGGGTTTGTCGGAACATCCGTGGACAAACGTGACGAATTGCTCGAGAAGCTCGTTCCTCCGCCGGGAGACGTCGTGCTCGAAGACGTGGAGCTCACGTTCAGTTCGGTGCCCGCGCCGGTGCGGGTGCTCGAAGTGTCCGGGGGCTTCACTGCGTTGTCGCTCGATCATGACCGTTTGGCGCTTGGCGACTTGTACGCAGGGGAAGCGCGGACTGAAGTGGCGCGCGTGGTGATGCCGGTGTGGGTGCCGGGCGAGCCGCTCGAGTTCACGGTCACGGCGCGTTATCGCGACGCTGCGACGGGCGCGTGGTTTGCCGCAAACAGCACCATTTTGGGACGTTACGACGACGATGTCGAACGCATCGCTCGCGCGCGCCATGGTGACGTCATCGCGTACGCATCGGCGCTTTCGATGGTTCGTCGCTTGGGGCGTATTTTCCAGGGCAGCCGCACCGATCATCTCGGCGGGCTTCGTCCCATCGTCGCGATGCAAGCCGATTCGCTTGCTCGGTTGTCGCGCGAGACGGGTGATGGTGCGCTCGGCGTACAAGCCGACGTGCTTCGCGCATTGCTTGGCGTGGTCGATGACTGA